The window GTTGACAAAGTCATCAATCTCCTATGGACAACAAGGCTTGTGGAGGGATCCGCCAGAGTATGGGAAAAAGAAATAACGAAGGAGAGGGTTAGAATAACGATCAGGGGTGTCCCAGCTCATCCACTCTGTCGTTCAAATAAGTCTACAACGAGGGAGAATAAAAAAGTAAAGTAGTAGATGTTCTTAGTCCAAATAGTTACCTCCCTCACGTGCAAGAGTAGACAACCTTTTATAGAGATGTAGTTGCATGTGCTCTCACGTTCTCTACGTGTTCTGAGATCCATGCTTATGTTACCCACATTTATTGAAATAAATAGCTATGTTGCTTACCTATTTCGCGTTAAACAGTTGCGTCTCCCACGTTCTTCGAGAAAAAATGACTACGTTGTCTGTATCTTCAGTGAATAACAGCTCAATGCCTTGCTTGTTAGAAGTCGAATATACCGATTTGGATCTGGGAAACTTGGACTCAGGGGTGGTGTGGAGTTAAAGATCATACGGAGTCGGAGATAGTATAGAGTCAGAGACTGTACAGAGTCAAGAATGGCTCGGAGTTGAAGACGGTACAAAATAGGAGGCATTGTGGAACCGAAGATCACACGGAGTCGAGGTTGATCTGGAGTCAGAGACTATACAAAGTCGGGAATAGTCTAGAATTGAAAACTGAGAGTTCGAAGCAAATTAGAGTCAGAGATTGTATAGACTCGAGAGCGGTCTAAAGTTGGAGAACAATTTTCTATTAACTTTGACCTTTATCTCATAAGCCTATCTCCCATGTCAATGGCAATATTTGAGTCCAATATGATTTTCTCGGTTCGGGTTTAAATCTGTAAAGAACAAAATTAATGCTTCCCATAGAAATTCCGTTAGTTCCAAGCTAACTGCCTTTACATAAAGCGCGAATTCGATTCGCTAAAGCGCGCGAAGAAAAAGCAGAGCGCTGGCAAGGCAAGAATCCATCAGGACTCGAAGGCGAGGTCATGCCCTGCGTAAGCGTCAAGCCATCGAGATGAAGAATCCATCGGCGTCACCAGCATCCACCCACTAAAGCAAAAGCGTTCCCAAGACAAAGAAAGCCATCGACGCGTCGGCCGCTTCCTCTTCTCACAATCCGAAGATTGAATAATCTTATCTCTGCCATGAGAGCATGACGAGCTCGCCGGCCCCCGCCACTGTCCGCAAGCTCGCCGTAGAAGTCGTCGACGCGCGTGACCTCGTTCCCAAGGATGGCCACGGCACCTCGAGCCCCTACGTTGTTGTGGAGTTCGACGGGCAGCGGCAGCGGACGCACACGGTGGCCCGCGACCTCAACCCGCAGTGGCATGAGCGACTCGAGTTCGTGGTGGCCGACCCGGCCACCATGGCGGACCAGGAGTTAGACGTCGAGGTCTACAACGACAAGCGGATGGGTAACCCAAACGGGGGTCGCAAGAACCACTTCCTGGGCCGAGTGCGCATCTGTGGCTCTCAGTTCGCTCGTCGCGGTGATGAGGGATTGATCTACTTCCCACTCGAGCGCCGGAGCCTCCTCAGCTGGATCCACGGCGAGATTGGCCTCAAGATTTACTACTACGACGAACCGCTCCCTCCGGAGGAGACCAAGCCCGAGGGGGCGGATCCCAATCAGCCCACTACCGCACCGCCTCCCAACCCGGAGGAGCCCAAAGACCTGCTGCCGGATGGCCCTGCTCCAACGGAGACCGCTGTCGAGACGCAGTCCCCGCCACTGGTCTCCGTCGTGGTTGTGGAGGAATCTCCGCCCCCTTCCGTGAACATGCACGTTGAAACCGTGGCGCCGCCATCCCCAGAGCCGACATCGGTGGAGGCTTATCCGCCGGAGGTGCGGAAGATGCAAACTTCAGCGAACATGGAAAGGCCTGGACGGATTTCGTCGAAGAGGATCGTCAGCGGCGAGTGTGGCCCTAGAGTGCTATCGGGTCGCTTCGTTTCTTGCAACGAGTCCGTCGATCGAGCACCGCCGCCGGCCTACGACTTGGTTGAGCCGATGCACTACCTTTTCGTCCGCGTGGTGAAGGCAAGGGGCCTTCGCCCGAGCGAGAGCCCCCCGCTCGTGAGGATCCGAGCAGGACCACATGCCCGCCGTTGCTTGCCGGGGAGAGACAGCGGCGGCGGCAGCGGAAACCTGGAGTGGAACCAAGTGTTGGCTCTGAGCCATAGCAGGCCGGAGTCAAGGTTAGAGATCTCCGTGTGGGACAGTGGACCACCCGAAGTTTTCATGGGTGGCGTGTGCTTCGACCTGACGGACGTGCCGGTCCGAGAACCGCCTGACGGTCCGCTCGCTCCCCGGTGGTATCGCCTCGAGGGCGGCGGAGGCGATGACGCCCCTGTGACAGGGGACATCATGGTGGCGGTGTGGATTGGGACCCAGGCGGACGAGTCGTTCCCTGAGGCGTGGAGCTCGGACGAACCGTATGTGAGCTACGTCTACACCCGATCGAAGGTGTACCAGTCGCCTAAGATGTGGTACCTCCGAGCCTCCATCATCGAGGTCCAGGACCTGCGTCTTGCGGCTCCGGCGTCTGTGCACGATGTGCGAGTCAAGATTCAGTTGGGATTTCAGTCGGCGAGGACGCGGCGGCCCAACTCGGCCAATCGCAGCTCTTGTTCCTTCTCATGGATGGAGGATCTCATGTTTGTCGTGTCCGAGCCCCTCACAAATCAGGAGATGCACGTGCTGGTTGAAGACCGAACGACCAAGGAGGCGGCGCTACTCGGATACGCGGTAGTACAGGTGGCCTCAGTGGAGCAGAGGTTAGATGAGCGGCAGGGGGTCGCGTCTCAGTGGTTGAACCTCGAGGCGGCAACCGAAGgggagggaggaggaggaggggggccGAATGGTAGTGGCTATTGCGGCCGCATCAACCTCCGGCTTTGCCTGGAGGGCGGGTATCACGTGCTGGACGAAGCAGCACACGTGTGCAGCGACTTCCGGCCGACTGCGAAGCAGCTCTGGAAGCCAGCGGTGGGCGTGCTGGAGTTGGGCATTTTAGGAGCTCGTGGTCTGCTTCCGATGAAGACAAAGGCCGCCGGCGGTGGCGGCGCTGGCAAGGGCTCCACCGATGCCTACTGCGTTGCTAAGTACGGCAAGAAATGGGTGCGGACGAGGACCGTCGTCGACAGCTTCGACCCCAGGTGGAACGAGCAGTACACGTGGCAGGTGTACGACCCCTGCACCGTTCTCACCGTTGGAATGTTCGACAACTGGAGGATGTTTGACCCGACCGGCGAGCGTCAGGACTTCCGGATCGGCAAGGTCCGGATCCGGGTCTCCACCCTGGAGAGCAACCGGGTGTACACCACCTCGTACCCGCTACTGCAATTGCTGCGCTCCGGCGTCAAGAAGATGGGAGAGGTGCAGCTGGCCGTCCGCTTCGCGTGCACGGCGCTGCTGCCGGACACCTGCGCCATGTACGTGCAGCCGATGCTCCCACGAATGCACTACCTGAAACCCATCGGCGTGGTGCATCAGGAGGTGCTGCGGGTGTCGGCGATCAGGATGGTGGCGGAGTGGCTGGACCGGTCGGAACCGCCTCTGGGGCGGGAGGTGGTGCGATGGATGCTTGACGTGGACACCCACTCGTGGAGCATCCGGAGAAGCAAGGCCAATTGGTTCCGGGTCATGGGCGTTATCGCATGGGCCTTCGGGCTCGCGAGGTGGATCGACGACATCCGACGCTGGAGGAACCCCACCACCACGGTGCTGGTCCACGTGCTCTACCTGGTGCTGGTGTGGTACCCGGAGCTGGTGGTGCCCACGGCGGCGCTCTACGTGTTCCTAATTGGGGTGTGGTACCATCGGTTCCGGCCGCGAGCGCCGGCAGGGATGGATACGCGGCTTTCCCAGGCGGACATAGTGGAGGCTGACGAATTAGACGAGGAATTCGACCCGGTGCCGAGCACGAAGCAGCCGGAGGTGGTGAGGGCGCGGTATGACCGGCTGAGGACGCTGGCGGCGCGAGTGCAGAGGGTGTTGGGGGACTTCGCGGCGCAGGGAGAGCGGGTGCAGGCGCTCGTGAGCTGGAGAGACCCCAGGGCGACGAGGCTCTTCATCTTTGTCTGCCTTGTGGTCGCGCTGGTGCTCTTCGTGGTGCCGCCCAAGGTGGTGGCTGTGGCGCTTGGCTTCTACTTCCTCCGCCACCCCATGTTCCGGGACCCAATGCCGCCGGCAAGCCTGAACTTTTTCCGGCGGCTGCCCAGTTTGTCGGACCGGCTGTTGTAGTTACTGATCGATCAATGTCTGGGGAAGTTTTGGGTAAATTTGTTTTTATGTTTCGAGCataaatttttaagctcaataaacttattttccaaaattttaatattgCTAAAATAATCACCCAAAAATGTTGTGGTGCTTATGAAATCaggttattttttctattttcatttcttattgcctattatagcattttttttaaaaaaatgaaaattaagcatatttttcgttaaaaataaatttatgttttttactCTTTCCAATCAAAACTATCTTTTGGATTGTGATAGAGTAAATCAACTTGAATCCACTAACTCTAAATAAGTATTCTAATATATTGTAAAGCTATATATTAACATGTAtacaatttaattataattatatttcttaactttttatttaaaatacaaaaatatatatttttatattcttaaattatttttaaaaaaaaatttaaaaaaaaagtaatttaaatttaatgtaTTGATGCGGCGATAAGGGAGAGTACACCTGTCATGAGTCAAGTGGCATGAtgttggtcaaagtcaaggtggttaaGACTTGCGGAAAGAGTTGGCTAAAGGTGGCTATCTGGTTATCCCGGTCGGCAAAGAGTGGTCGGACGGATCATCCGGTCGATCAGACAAATGACCATCATGGGTCGGTCGACCGAATGGATAAACTCATAGCTGGTTGTTTCGGTCGGCAGAAAAATGAGCCGCTCGAAGCGCCCGTCCGACGCAAGAAAGGACATTATACAGGAGGAgatgagaaaataaaatagaataatccgttcatcattaaatatgaagaagcTAAGACAAAGAAGAACACTTCATCTATCATTAATACACGGAAGACAAGACAAAGAAGTCTTCTTCtagcaattaatatcattaaataagagCAGATGAATGATGGTAAAGAAATGTATAAAGGATAGGCCAACTATGAGGAAAGGGGAGATTTTCCTATTTCTTGGTTATTCATTCTCTCTTCCTGATTCTAACTTGAGCATCTGAGGACCAacgtcagggaccccttccctggtttggtTTTGTTGTGCAGGATTGATGTATTCATCCTGTCAGTAGCCACTCCATCCCCGACTTTCCAACTTCCCTCATTCAAACAGGATCATGTATTAAAtgtatttctttattatttgtctATATAATACCACCGACCGTGAGGTGCAGGCTGCCGTGCGACCTTCCCGCAGTGGATCCCAATCATCGTCGCTATGGTTGATCCGTCGGTCTCCCCTCAGCCTTGATGTTGCTGCATCGACACAGATACTCCATCGTCATGCCCTATCTTGGATCCACTGTCCCTCTTCCGATCCACAACTCTCGGCCAACCAACGTCCCCTGTCTTCGCTCACACTCACGGAGCTTCTTCCCTCACACTCCTTGCGGCCAGATTTGAGGTAATCGTTAACCCTAGCTACTGGTTTAGGTGTGTGAATGTGGGATTGTTGATTTGTGTACATGGTTGGGTGTGGGATTGCTAAATTAGGGTATATGGTTTGGTGGAAAGCAGCTTCACTAGCTCCAGCCACTGTTGCTTGCTGTCATCACCGGAGAAGAAGGCCAGGTAATGGTCCTTTTAACTACGACGGTGATATAGATTTTGGTATATTACTATAAGGATCCTTAATTAGTTGGATTTGGGATTGTTTTCCAATTGGCAATGGAGGATTGGGATGAAATTGTGTGGGTCCAGCCAATACAACTCTAACCATTACTGCTCATCGGTGATCCATAGCTCTGACCGTGAGCCACAGGTTGTGCCATTGAGCTTGGGTGAGTTCTAGGTGATGAACTTGTTGTTAACCCAAATGTATTAGTGTATGGAATTATTTAGGATTAGGTTAACCTTAGTTTGATCGATGGATTAAATTTAGttggggatttgatttagctaattaatttttatatgtaattagctaaatttgtatattatgtattacaggactttgattcgagacgagcgtctcgacgtggggtcTATTTTGGAGACGAACTCCACTTTTTGAGGCAGGTatcttgacttatctcttttgatatgtcatgttgataaatgtagtaggttatagcctttagtaataattatgcttatctttgctttggtatgtcactatatGATAACTGTTGCATGCTTTTATCTATTCTGCATTTATGTTGTATACCCTCTTATTTATTGTCATGATTATTTTTGCTCATAGTGGTAGTGGCATACCATGCATTAGGATACAccggactagacatttaccatatctgacccgTGTACCTAAATCTGttttatttgatccatttattttttgtacatattttatggaggtagagATGGTCAGGATTTTTATGcatagtgtcatgcaccatctcgcatgattgcatgctgagtaaTTGTtgactccattattattgagcacatttctagttacatggatttgcacacacaaccactcatgggttagtagttTTATTCTGTCAGGGTTTATtgtagcaggttgctc is drawn from Zingiber officinale cultivar Zhangliang chromosome 1B, Zo_v1.1, whole genome shotgun sequence and contains these coding sequences:
- the LOC121978494 gene encoding protein QUIRKY-like, with the protein product MTSSPAPATVRKLAVEVVDARDLVPKDGHGTSSPYVVVEFDGQRQRTHTVARDLNPQWHERLEFVVADPATMADQELDVEVYNDKRMGNPNGGRKNHFLGRVRICGSQFARRGDEGLIYFPLERRSLLSWIHGEIGLKIYYYDEPLPPEETKPEGADPNQPTTAPPPNPEEPKDLLPDGPAPTETAVETQSPPLVSVVVVEESPPPSVNMHVETVAPPSPEPTSVEAYPPEVRKMQTSANMERPGRISSKRIVSGECGPRVLSGRFVSCNESVDRAPPPAYDLVEPMHYLFVRVVKARGLRPSESPPLVRIRAGPHARRCLPGRDSGGGSGNLEWNQVLALSHSRPESRLEISVWDSGPPEVFMGGVCFDLTDVPVREPPDGPLAPRWYRLEGGGGDDAPVTGDIMVAVWIGTQADESFPEAWSSDEPYVSYVYTRSKVYQSPKMWYLRASIIEVQDLRLAAPASVHDVRVKIQLGFQSARTRRPNSANRSSCSFSWMEDLMFVVSEPLTNQEMHVLVEDRTTKEAALLGYAVVQVASVEQRLDERQGVASQWLNLEAATEGEGGGGGGPNGSGYCGRINLRLCLEGGYHVLDEAAHVCSDFRPTAKQLWKPAVGVLELGILGARGLLPMKTKAAGGGGAGKGSTDAYCVAKYGKKWVRTRTVVDSFDPRWNEQYTWQVYDPCTVLTVGMFDNWRMFDPTGERQDFRIGKVRIRVSTLESNRVYTTSYPLLQLLRSGVKKMGEVQLAVRFACTALLPDTCAMYVQPMLPRMHYLKPIGVVHQEVLRVSAIRMVAEWLDRSEPPLGREVVRWMLDVDTHSWSIRRSKANWFRVMGVIAWAFGLARWIDDIRRWRNPTTTVLVHVLYLVLVWYPELVVPTAALYVFLIGVWYHRFRPRAPAGMDTRLSQADIVEADELDEEFDPVPSTKQPEVVRARYDRLRTLAARVQRVLGDFAAQGERVQALVSWRDPRATRLFIFVCLVVALVLFVVPPKVVAVALGFYFLRHPMFRDPMPPASLNFFRRLPSLSDRLL